TCTGTAACACAATTTACAGATATCCAGGTAAACAATtcgtttttattaataatgagtTCTCACCATCTAAAACTCTCAATATTATGACAAGGTACAAGGAATATTGTttgtgtattctaagcggacgcgcgtctgctgctttaaattctcgagctcattacagcaggattgattctgattggttggcaatgtttttatcgttcatcagaagaaaaaaaatagttctgaaagtgattccgaTGATATCGTTTCTCTTTGCCTTTATCGTTATGGTTGTGatgtggactccgctattctttaatattgagaacgatttttagaactatatctttatcgttatctttatagttatcgtgcttggtgtgaatgggcctttatgTATTACAGGGTGAATGTATATGGTCTGTTTGTGTAattatttgtgtaattaaattatttttatgttcttcTTCTATATAGGTCTCCATACTGTGAGCAAGTCCAGCCACCCTTCAGTAGTTTCTCCATCTTTTTCTCACTTTGCCCTTTGCGGGTGGAGGGCAGGATGAATTCTCACATCCCAACTGTCTTGCTGCTAGTCTTGATGATTCTGATACCTGCTACCTGGGCAGGAAACTGTAAGGGCCAAAGACAGATTTTGCGGGGTGTCCCAGGATATGTCACAGATGGACCAGGAAACTACTCTGTGAATGACAACTGCGAGTGGCTTATCAAGGGTTGGTGTCACAAACTACAAAAACAAAGGGCTAATGAATGAAAGAAGCTTCTTTAGCATATAGTAGGATTTAAATGAATGACTGTTTTGCTTGTTATTCCAAGTCAACATGATCTTTTtcttaattcatgtttttaaatttcTTATCGTGAATAATTTATCAGTGCATGCTTAATTTTACCATTGACTTTAGCCATTGACTTTCTGTAGTATTTTTTCATACTTTTGAAGTCTGTGGCTACTGTCAGCCATTTGGTAAATTATGTCAGAATTgtaacttttgggtgaactatctcttatCTTTAGACAAATGACAATTTCAGTATTTGCTGCTTTAATATCGTGAGATCTGAGTGGTATCTTCTGCAGATTCATGATATTAGTAATGATTTCTTGATTATCGtagttattattactactaccaaTTTCAGTAGCTGCGTGACCATGATACTTCTCTAAATGTGAATACTTATTACAAATGTCTACCCCTTGAAGGTGATATTGAGACAaggatttgtatgtttttttttctggttgtaATGAGATCTCTTCTGTATTCTTTCAGCTCCCAGCAGAAACCATCGCATTGTGCTTAACTTCACATTCATGGAGACGGAGTGCACCTATGACTATCTGTTTGTCTATGATGGTGATTCCTACCAGAGCCCCCTACTGGCAAGTTTAAGTGGCACCACCCTACCACAACCAGTTGAGGCCAAGTCTGGTAAGGTAAGGCAAGAAGTATCAGTTTATACCATCTGTTCAACTGAGCCTTATTTTTAAGGAAACCGAATGCAGTCGTTTTCTTTAATGCTCTTCATAAGAAACTATGTCAGAGCTTGACTGATAGACTTCTTGCTCACAGTCTGTCCCTATTTTGCCACAGTCATTGTAACTTGTTCATCTTCTGTTTTGATATTTGCTAGATGTTACTCCATTTCTTCAGCGACGCAAACTACAACCTGCTGGGCTTCAATGCCACCTACACGTTTTCGGTGTGCCCTGGGGACTGCGGTGGTCACGGGCGCTGTGACGTAGCTACTGCCCGCTGTCAGTGTCATCAAGGGTGGGGAGGAATGGACTGCAGTACCCCTCTCTGCTCCCAGGTCTGCACACAACATGGCCACGGTCATTGTGATAAGGTAGGCAAAAAGGAAAGCTCTTCATCATGCAAAAATTGAGTACAAAAAGTTGTTTTAATGCCACTTGTTGTCTCCCTCTCTTGATCCCAGACGGGTGAGCATTGTATCTGCAGTCCTGGCTTTGTGGGACAGAACTGTCAGCTGGCTCTCCATGACAACAGTGGCGCGGGGCAGTGGTGGGAGGTGAGCCCAGGGGATGTTAAAGCAGCCCCTCGCACCGCTTCTGCTGGGGTTTACCTGGCTTCCACTGGAGCAATGTACATGTTCGGAGGTAAGAAAGAGGTTTTTCGGTTAACCTTTCCCATCACTGACTGATCATTTATCATAAAAACtagggctgccctcgactaaGGATTTTTAAGGACTAGTatcatttaattatcatttaattgCCTACAAAGCCTAATAAGCGCTGAAGCTCACACATAAAGCTATGATACGCATAAGCTATGATTGTGAATGTGTCAGGCTGAAAATTCggatttgattaataaaataatcttcTGGTCGACTAACGATTAGTCGActattagggggcagccctaATAAAAACCCATTTATAATGAGtgataaaaatattaagcttaatactgtattttatgaggacaacaaattaaaatgttatattttatattattttatattatctgtctgtcagtctgctAAATAAATCTGCTTGAATATtatctgtaaaatattaatattttgtttatacagacgtacattttttatatgtacAAACAATATACACTTTTCCCCCTTAGAAAAGCAAAAATGGAATAGCAATATCAATTTTGTAAATGTGAATAtgggaaaaagaaaacattacttcTTATTTATGggtgttaaaataaattaattaatcttgTAAAAAGCTAATTTTCCTCTCAATtttagactcttttttttttttttttttcataagattTTACCAgaaaagattttagatttttttttcatcatatgtTAGTTAACAgaatattgtataattttaactgctgtgtttttgtttgaatgtgtttttgtgtgtttatgtaactCTTGTATTAATCCAGCTCCGTTTATTTCAACCCTTGGTCTTTATTTACAGGGTTTGATCTGAATAGAGCACTGGAGGACCTTGTTGTTTACAATTTTTCGACCAATAATTGGGAACAGAGATCGTATTTATATAGTCCAGTAagattcttctcttttttttgttatgtatttataatcttttttcattttaatgatcCTCTAAATAATAATGTCTTTGTATCAGGCTCCTCGACATTCCCACACAGCAGTAGAATGGCAAGGAAACATGGTCATCTATGGCGGTGAACTTGCCAACCACTCATTGGCCAGTGACGTCTGGGTGTACCATGCACTGCAAGATGACTGGCAGCAGCTCGGCCAATCAAACGCTGCAGGGGCACCAAGGCTGGCAAATCATGCAGCAGCAATAGTAGACAACTATCTGTATGTttttgggggtgagtaaattgtattctttttatatatatatatatatatatatatatatatatatatatatatatatagtggaggATATAAAAAGTCCAACttgaacattatttttattttgttaaaaaacaaagaTCATTAGCATCTTCATCTCTGCttgtttaaatgatttaagaataattattaagACTAAATGATCGACGTGTCTTTTCAGGAAGGACAGAGGAGGACATGTTCTCCTCATCACTGTACCGGTTCCGGTTGCGGAATGGAGTGTGGGAAGCAGTTCAGCCTAGGGGCGGAAAACCACCTGCTACTGCAGGACACAGCATGGTCTATCATGCCCCTTCCAAAACACTGCTGGTATACGGGGGACACAGACCAACCACAGCTAGGTATTCTACacttgtgtgtgttgtgtaagcTGAAAATATAGTAAATCTCcactgtgtgtttttttatatcactgtaaaaTGTGTACTGTTATGTCCCAGCTCTTTATGAAAAGTTTGATACATTtggtttttgcatttttattgcacttttatttGAATACACACAGTATACTCAAATCATGtgaataaatgtcattttgtaatcTGCTACCTGGAGTGTTCATTGGTCTGGTTTggcgtttacatttttaatcctgTCTCAACTCTTCAGTGTGCGTGTGAATTCAACTGATGCGTTCCATGTTGAGAAACGGTTTTGGGCTTCCTTCCGTTCACGTTTTCCTGCCAGTGGCCCAAGGGAGAGAGCATTCCACTCTGCCACTATCATCGGCAACTATATGGTGGTGTACGGTAAATAGCAATCATATTGTGTCTGCGGTTTCATTGAGTGACTTTAATGTGAaaacttttataacattattaaataatggtGATCTATTTTTCTCTTAGGAGGGAATGTGCATATCCACTATATGGAAGAGAAGTGCTATGATGAGGAGATCTTTTTCTATCATCTTGGTTGCCATCAGTGGGTGTCTATTGGAGGGATCCTCAGTCAGCGTAAGTGTATATTTAATGGTCAGAAACAGAGTGAATCTGTTTGATATGTTTAGAGAGGAGATGAGGTTTGATGATGTATGCAATTGATGACCCATGGTTCCCGGGATTTGTTGCTTGAATAACAAAAGGGCCTTTAAGAACTCATGTTCAAGATGCTTCAGTCTGACTGGAGGCTTTTTATGACCTATTCTGGAGAGGTCATTTGTTGTGTAAATTCCCTTGTGTCTGATGCAGATTTACTGGCCTGCAGCTTTTAAACCGATGGATTAATGCAGTAAAACATGCCCTcagacttattattatttatttttaaatgttgtggaAGGTTACTTAACCACAGAAAGACCACTTGTGTAACTTAACCACAGAAAGCGGACATAGGTTTGGTTCCCCTCATAGTGTCTGTCAGGATTTTTGCCATTATGTCTTGTTTATAAGACATTTTTCTCAGTTggtattatttcataataatgcTTCAGTTCAGCCCTCTAGAATATTGTGCATTtcactagggatgcaccggttgaccggccatgaATCGGAACCGGGCGATATTTGCTTTGtagtttttggtctttttttcggCCGATTTTACCGGAAGTGCACCCGCGTGCACTGACTACATTGTAATTATTCGCTATGTCATTTtatgtggaagtatttcgaaatcggtgcgcaggacacaggcagccgttcagcactggaattgcagagctacacgtctgaggcacagataggcagccatatcaccctggagcccaagactggttgcccactgaagctaagcagggctgagcctggtcagtacctggatgggagacctcctgagaaaaactaggttgctgctggaagaggtgctagtgaggccagcagggggtgctcaccctgtggtctgtcctagcaccccagtgtagtgatggggacactatactgtcaacaagcaccgtccttcggatgagatgttaaaccgaggtcctgactctctgtggtcattaaaaatcccaggatgtctttcggaaagagtagaggtgtgacctcggcatcctggctaaattcgcccattggcctctgaccatcatggctttCTAACAATCCCCAtgtctactgattggcttcatctcggtctcctctccaccagtaagctggtgtgtggtgggcgttctggcgcaatatggctgccgtcgcatcatccaggtggatgctgcacactggtggtggatgaggagataccccctgtctatgtaaagcgctttgagtgtctagaaaagcgctatataaatgtaaagaattattattattattattatagcaggaagcgaacagccgactgcacaaaataagagtccctttcctgTTCTCACTGAAGCTGCTCGAGCGTACTCCACCTGTTCGCACCCCGGACAAGCGGAGACAGTGaaggatgttcagctcaacttctcacatgttggatgagaaacgaaacggacaaAACTTTGATAAAACtttgacaaaactgaattttttgtaaagtagaacttgcatacatgtttgaaaagccagaagttaACGTCAGTtatgtataggatgattatttttattttaccttaaaattatatcgactgaatttgattttaaaatcacctGCTTTAGCGcactgaaaaaagtgtttcattcatccattcaaaaaatttagggtaatgattcgaatctatattttttttacttgagacaatagttatttatttatttattttttaaattggatgaatgaaacactttgcatctttgttttattcccaCCAACATTATTAGATTTTAACTTtttggaataatatttatatagcatactttagcttaatttagtctcactggtaactggtaaaggccagttctatgtagtttcaacccaattcaaaaacaaaagctaaatgctgatgtctgtaccatctatgtttgtattgaatgtaggctacttactgtgcagttactgctgtcaatttcagatggttacggttattgttttcaatagccaaaagccagtttggcctgttaaataacaaataaacatcttgtttatgcacactttccttctttcttgtttgttgcttaatttttttttaaaatcggTATCGTAATCGACCATTAAAAATCATGATTGCGCATCCCTACATTTCACTGAGGGATTCTTCTAACTCTTCTAGCTGTGCAACAGCATTTAAATGTTTCTGTGCCTTTTCAATCAGTTGTTTACATCATTACCAGAATCTACAGGAATGTTCCAGATTTAGCTCAATCTGCAGTTGATtaccattctttaaaaaaattcaggGTTGAAACTAGGCAATTACAGTGGAAGTGAATTACATAATTTCAAATATACAGTGCTTCAAGTGTAGCCACAAGACATAAATATTATATGTGTACATGTAAAGTTACAGTAGCCCTCATTAGTGGTTGTGAAGCTTTTTAAATTAGTTGTGCATGTTATTTGTTCTCTGAAATGTTCTCTGTGCTCTTGTAGGAGGTGGGTCAGTGAGGGGCCGATATTCCCATGTTGCTGCCGTCATGGAGGGACGAGTGCTGCTAGTTGCAGGCGGTTACAGTGGTGTTGCCCGTGGTGACCTTGTGGCCTATAAAGTACCGCTGTTTGTAAGCAGTGACCCAGGAGACAGGGTAATAACacaagttttttctttttgttttgttttttgaaagcagtctcttatgctcacaaagggtgtatttatttattaaaaaatacaaacagtacaattgtgagatattattacaacttaaaataaatgttttctattttaatgatttaatgttttaatatataatttagtcTTATCATAGAAaagatacattttcagcagccattacttgaGTCTTAAGTGTTACATGTTTCTTCAgaaattcattctaatatgcggctcaaatatttattattaatgttgaaaactgcttgtggaaaccattatgcattttttcaggattcttgaatgaaaagaaagtaaaaaagaacagcatttatttgaaaccggaatcttttgtaacattaggttttactgtcacttttaatcaattgaatgcgtcctttctaaataaaagtattaaaaatcatACTGTGTATTATGGTGCGTTCACACCTGACGTGACTAGAGCATCTGGCGtgagtgatttcaatgttaagtcaattcAAAGACGCAAATAGACAACCTACTGCGTGTTTCGCTTGAGACGGCACGAATGATGCGATTCACGCGAGTTGAAAAATCTGAACTTTGGGGAAATTTTGGCGccacgttaaccaatcaggaggtTGCTCTAGTAGTGACGTGATTACAACGTAGCGAGCAGTGTTCAAGCGTCCAACTACGCGTGAATAGCGTAATTTATTCAAGCAAGTCGCGTCTGGAGTGAACGAACAgtaaatgtgtatatgtgtgtgtttgtctaacAGGACACAGTATGTGCTGAAGCTCCAGATGAAAGCTTATGCCTCAAGAATCCAGAGTGCAGTTGGTGTGAGGGTCGCTGCCGGGAATACCAGCCCACCAACCCGGTAAATCCTCCCCAGCCTCCTTCATTTGCATTTTGCTCGAACTTGATCACTTATGCCTCTCTGATGCTAACTCTCTTTTTCACTTGTGTCTCTCATCCATCATCTGATTTATGTGTGTACAGTGTGGCAGCACTGGATGTCTGGGCCTGGCTCGTTTTTTGTCGGACTGCCAGTCGTGTCTGGTGTTCAGTGGGGTACCAAACTCTCTGCCACGAGTTTCTGGGGAATTCGGTTGGTGTGTGCAGAATGAGTCCTGCTTGCCTGTTTCAGGTAAAGGAAGAGGAGGGAGCAGACTGTAACATGATGGTTAAAACGACTTGGATATGTGACCACACACCGCTCAGTAAATCTTTATTTCTAGACACTTTTTCAGTCTGTGAAATACTATGTTACTGAGTGCCTTGTGTTTGTAGATGACTTTTAGCAGTCATGCTGTGTCAATATCTCTGCTATGTGCCCTTCACTGGTTTTCATTTAATGTCAAGTgacctgagtgtgtgtgtaatcctTTGGCATGTCATGAGTAAATATTGTGCACTTTGACCCCTGGCAGAGCGCAGTGCATGCCACGTGGACCAGATCTCTGGGGCGTACGGCTGGTGGGGGGAGCGCACGCGTTTCCTCACCTCCCTCCACTTCTGTCGCACCGAGAACTATGTCCCGGGACTGCACCTGCTCACCTTCCAGCATCCACGCAATCAGTCACAGCCTGACAAGGTACGACAAGTTCAATCCTGAGCTCTCATGACCTACTCTGCAGACACTTCCTCTCTTCAATCTACctgcttcattcattcattttactccttaaataaaattagtttaccTTCTCCTTGTGACTTCACTAGTATCATTGAGACGCtaattttgtttgtataaaaaattttcattagtttttgtttttatgttttgttttcattataattttatctGAGGTTTAAgtagtgtttttttgtgtgtatagttttattcattgatttcaggtttagattttttttttaatacatcaagttagttagctgaaataaagtttactttttttaaatcaaatcttaTTTCAAGTagcaaaagtttattttattaaaatattactataataaccctggtaatAAGTTTTCAATCTTTCTTTTCTACatctatattttgttttaattttgtaaaatatctgTTACTGTAACCCTTCCTCTGAACACCCCATCCTGCCTCTGCTCTCTTTCTCACTTACACTCATGCACTCTTCTTCATAGGTATCTATCCTGCGCAGTACTTCCATCATCCTCAATCCCTCTACAGAGATGGATGTGACACTGCAGTTTCGGGGTTTCATTCATCCTTTATGGGGCGCCCCTCCTCCTGCAGCGCCACC
The window above is part of the Carassius auratus strain Wakin unplaced genomic scaffold, ASM336829v1 scaf_tig00057492, whole genome shotgun sequence genome. Proteins encoded here:
- the LOC113090634 gene encoding multiple epidermal growth factor-like domains protein 8; its protein translation is MNSHIPTVLLLVLMILIPATWAGNCKGQRQILRGVPGYVTDGPGNYSVNDNCEWLIKAPSRNHRIVLNFTFMETECTYDYLFVYDGDSYQSPLLASLSGTTLPQPVEAKSGKMLLHFFSDANYNLLGFNATYTFSVCPGDCGGHGRCDVATARCQCHQGWGGMDCSTPLCSQVCTQHGHGHCDKTGEHCICSPGFVGQNCQLALHDNSGAGQWWEVSPGDVKAAPRTASAGVYLASTGAMYMFGGFDLNRALEDLVVYNFSTNNWEQRSYLYSPAPRHSHTAVEWQGNMVIYGGELANHSLASDVWVYHALQDDWQQLGQSNAAGAPRLANHAAAIVDNYLYVFGGRTEEDMFSSSLYRFRLRNGVWEAVQPRGGKPPATAGHSMVYHAPSKTLLVYGGHRPTTASVRVNSTDAFHVEKRFWASFRSRFPASGPRERAFHSATIIGNYMVVYGGNVHIHYMEEKCYDEEIFFYHLGCHQWVSIGGILSQRGGSVRGRYSHVAAVMEGRVLLVAGGYSGVARGDLVAYKVPLFVSSDPGDRDTVCAEAPDESLCLKNPECSWCEGRCREYQPTNPCGSTGCLGLARFLSDCQSCLVFSGVPNSLPRVSGEFGWCVQNESCLPVSERSACHVDQISGAYGWWGERTRFLTSLHFCRTENYVPGLHLLTFQHPRNQSQPDKVSILRSTSIILNPSTEMDVTLQFRGFIHPLWGAPPPAAPPQETVAMWARVQKLHFTAQMAAGPNSLQLTDVLGRWSAQEEKEIRMLSRPDGSCLFQNLTRGNWYLIQAEGYLNNSASGQTSEMALTWNRTALPGGS